The DNA segment GCCCAGTGAGTTGCTGCAGTAGATTTACTTAACTCCCTGACTCACGTTGTTTTTGTTGACTGGAATAACTGGCTATTTTATAAAAGATGGTTGTGAGCCACATATAACTTATGAGACTAGCTGCTGCATGCCAGTTATCACTGTTTCTCAGTCATCAGGGTGTCCCATGCCTAGGCCGTGTGGAAGAGGGAAGCTATGGCAGGGTCTGGCTGCCCCTTCTCAGCTTCCTGGTGGCTGGCGCCCCTAGTCCTGGGTGCTGCTCTGCTAAGCTGTCACACATCAGCATACCCACTAGGTGCAGGCAAGAATTGTACCCAGCTTCACCACTGCTGCAATGTGTCTGGTCTTCCTGCACAAACACCCTCCATAGCTACTGTTAGCCTCTCGTCCCTTTCCCTTGCTCCTATCCCTGGAGGAGCCACACATGACTAGGTTCTTATAAATTCCAAGGCCTGAAGGAACCATTGTGCTCATGTAGTCTAAGCTCCTGTATAACATGGGCCATAAAACGTCCccaagtaattcctagagcagagcttttagaaacatTTCATCTTGGTTTAAAAAATCTTGGTGATGGACAatgcaccacaacccttggtaaattggtccagtggttaattactaaTGCTGCAACTGTCACTGGGGTATAGAGATGGCACTTCCTTTCCAACACCATCACCCTTTTTCATGGACACAGTCATATTAATACCTTTCACCCACAGCGCTCTGCCTTATGATCAGAGAGTAAATGAACTGAAGCTGGATAGCACATCATGCTCTTAAGGGGTAGAGTAGACTGGGTTGCATAGTACTGTAATATAGTGTAACAAGTCAGAAGAATGGAGAGGCTAAGTCATTTATAGGGAAAGAAAAATAGATGCTCTGTaacattcatagaatatcagggttggaagggacctcaggaggtcacctagtccagccccctgctcaaagcaggaccaatccccagacagctttttgccccagctccctaagtggtcccctctaggattgaactcacacccctgggtttagttAAAAGACATCAAAGTTTCCTTTGGAGAATGGGAGTCAGGCTTTGCTGGCATCAGAGTGGTGTTTGCCTGTGTAATACCTATTGCTGTTCTAAAACATTTATTTGGGAAGTGCACTTGTTGGCAGACAACGCAAGGATTCAAAGAGGACGAGGGGAGGGTCACGTAGACAGAGACAGCAGCTGACTTTTGGAGGCCAAGAGCTTTCAATTCTTCTTCTTTTGTTAGCTTTGCAACTTAATCACTTCAGTTACTGCGGGGGTTAGTTTGCTGTGGGCTCGATGATGACGCCACCACCAGTTTTGGAGAAGCTCGAGATACCTTGACCATGCCAAAAAATAAATCTGGATCCACTAAAGATTCTGCATTTTGCTCTCAAACTCCCACAAGCTGGAGCGTGAGCCAGTCTGCTTTCTCTTCCATGCTAGTAGGAGGCACAGACCTGACTTCACAAGCACTGTCAGAATATTTGAATGGGAACATTTCTGCAGGTTCATTCATTCCTTTtcttctcctttctttctcaggtCAACACTTTTGGATGCAGGCAGGAAGTGTAGAGTAGTAATGTATCTCTATTTGTTGGAAATAACATGGTATTTTTTGAAATATGTAAACGAAAGCCACATGTGAAGGGAATGGTAGCTAGCaaaatggggtcttggtccatgattCGGGCCCCTAGAGCCTACGGTAAtagaaataaatagtaataataataatctatttGTCTAATGATTTCATGCATCAGATATTTAGCAAAATGTTCAATGGCATTTTAGCCACAAGAGATGTGAAGTGTGAGAGTTTAAATTTAGCATCATCAGCAGGGTAAAAATAGCTAACCTTAAGAGAAATTCCCTCCTATGTTTGCCAAAAAAATTACAGCTAAGAAAAACCTAAGCATTAAAAAATATGGAAATGAACAATTAAGAGAGGGTAGATAACTATTTGGTTACACTCACAGTTCATACAGGTTCTTAAATAAGTGTACATGTGTAAATTTCACGTGTACATGTGAAATTTACACATGTACAAGTATATTCCAaacataaccttaactctgacctctGATCCTTACTCGGCTTCAGTCAATAACTAAACATCCTCTGACACCCAACTATGGTTCATTGTATACATTTCCAATATTGGCTATAAACTCCCATAAGCGACACCCATTACACAGGGCCCAGTCTTCAACGTTCTGTTCACCTACTCaccaagtatgtaaaaggttgttataaagagaattGTTCTCCCTaatcactgaggacaggacaagagtgtaatgggcttaaactgggagatttaggtgagacattaggaaaaacttcctaactgtaagggtagttaagcactggagcaAATTATCtctggaatctctgtcactggaagtttttaagaacaggctagacaaactcctgtcagggatggtctcgataatacttagtcctgcctcagttcaggggactggactaagtgacctatcgaggtcccttccagtgctacatttctatgattattaGCCAGAGACGCCAATATCTTATACAGCCAGAGAGACAATTTCCCATCCCAACTTCGCACTGTGGTCAAGGGAAAACCACATCTTACACCATGGTCTTCATATTCAGCCCCAAACAACATCTTTGCTCCCATCCACTATGAAACAGGAAAACCACTAAGAAAGGAAAGTCTTGTTCTGAAAACACTTGACCGGATTCAGTTCCTGGTtcagctacagacttcctgtttgacctCAGGAAAATCCCTTAGCTCCATTTTACAtacagggaactgaggcaaagactATCATTCCCTTTGTCcgccttgtctgtttagactgtaatctCTCTGGGTCAGGCATTGTCTCTCACGGtgtgcatgtacagcacctagcgctgATCCCAGCTGGAGTTTCAAGGGGCTGCTAAAATACAAATAATCATAAAACCCAATTCACCCCAGTCAACCTCTTTCTGTGCACTGGGAATCTCATTATACTTGCCTACTTATCCTCCTGTTAGGACACAGAGACTGCATCTCCTCCTTGCAACTCTCGTGATTTTATTGCTCGTCTCACAATACGCCATGTttcccttaaagccccagcttctgcaaTCAGTTGATTACCTGATAATCTccactttcatttttaaatagtaCATTTCCAGCTCTTATGGTTGTGAAACACAGCTTAAAAACCATTAACCCTAAAGGCCTCATCAGCAAATAACAAGaactcacattttaaaaacctcatgatttttataACAATCTCACAATTTTCGAGGACCTGACTCTTGATTTTCAAACACTTGGAGTTGGCCATGCTGCatcaggaggtcagacgagatgataaAAAATGGTCACTTCTGGATTCATAATCCATAAATCTTCAAGGCAGAGATCACATATACACTATCATCCAGTCAGTCTGACTGGCAGCCAACCTTCAAGTACCCTGCCAATCTAATCAGGCTAGTGCATAACTTATTTCCCGtaagagaagagaaaggagtCTGCAAGTCTGAGATGCATCGCATTGGTAACAGCTATCCATTGACAGACTAAAATCACTGCTTTTATGTTACGATTGTTATTACCTATGTATACCCAGGAATGTTATTGCTGCCGTTGGTTGCACTGAGTTGCATGCCATGTGTGCTGTGCTGTTTCAGCAATCAGGAATGTCCAGCTGTCTGGGTAGAGTGGCATTTGCACATTGCAGATGTGAGAGTTGGTAAAGCTGCACGAgacacaatatttttttaaaaccccaaTGTAGAGAGGGTTCGTCGGGGTTGTCCCTCTCCGGGGTGGCAGGGAACCACACCACCTCCCTCAGTCCTTGCACGGCCCCTTGGGGAATCAGTCAGGCCGCAGGAGTCCTTGCTCAAGCCGtccggcaggggctgggcacacacaggtttaaagtttattagagaatatttagaaATAAACGATATAAAGTGTTTGAGGCGGGGGTAATAACTAGCCCAGGCcctggtcagggcggggcagtaaaGAGTCACagctcaggcccttaggcaggggctgagcaaacccaAATAAATAGCACACCCAGGCTTCAGGCTCTGAGAGGCCTGGAAGAGTGCCACTCATGTGGTgagtggcaggggggatgcaggccctcccactccactgcgtcccagcccggggccctagcagcggcagaagagctgctgctgtgtcagtggggatcctggccgcaacacactgacatgggttctgcCTGtgttgcagccagactagggtcagctgcccccgggctacttcccaacTCCCCCCTCTGGAGGTACCTGGGTCAAGGTGGGGTCCTCAGGGGGGTTGATCACCATTGGATCCTCAGGTAGCTGGCGAGGGGAAGGCTCGGGGACTCTCCCACACTGTGGTCCACGTTGAATATCCGCCCGTCAGGCCAGTCTCTAGGTCTGTTGCTGgagtctccccagcgggagctgggCCAGAGGTGTCCGGCTTCTCCAGCAGCTGCCTCTTAAGTGAGCTCTGGGGTTGAGCTCTTATATTGCCTGTCCGGCCTCTGACCCTCTGGGGGGTGGGCTTAGAGTGCTCTGGCTCCACCCACTCTCATGTCCTGCAGAGCTCATCCCACTCTGGGGCACGGGGAAACCACACAGCCTCCCTACACCCaacttctggagtcatgtgaatctcagctttcagtctTAAAAACACATAATCTAGTCCTCAAGACTGTAGAGAAACACTTAAAAATGTGACCCGAgtgaaaagcaaataaaaagcatcccaaatgtattatttttaagtcACATCAGGGGCACGAAGGGACTTGCTGCAACACAACCCAGTGCGTCAAAACCTCACGAGAACCTCACCGGAGTGGGGCCCGTGGTGCCACAAGCAGCACCGTGCACCCCGCAAGGCAACCAGGCTCCCCAAAATACAGAGCGCAGTGAACTGCGCAGAGCACAATGGCAATGCCAGGCCTCACACCACGCACAGGGCAGTGCCGGGCACCACACAGTGCACAGGGGCAACGGGGCAGCGCCAGGCCCCACACACCACACACAGGGCAGTGCCAGGCACCACAGTGCACAGGGGAACGGGGGAGGGCCAGGCACCACACAGCGCAAAGGGGCAGCGCCAGGCCCCACATACCACGCACAGGGGTACACGGCAGTGCCAGGCACCACACAGggcaaggggcagggctgggcacagggcagcgcacagggcagggccgggcacCACGGAGCACACTGGGCACGGGGCAGCGCACAGGGGCAGAGGGCAGCGCACAGGGCAGCGCACAGggcaaggggcagggctggggacggGGCAGCGCGAGGCGCAGCGTCCGGGGGGCGGTGGATTGCTCGGCGCTCGTGCGCCTCCCCTGCCCATCGATGCTCTCGGAACTCGCAGCCGCAGCGGTTTCGTGGCGACGGGGAAGCCGAGGCCAGGGCGCAGCGGAGCGCGGCAGGTAGCGGGAGGGAGTgaccggggtggggtggggtatcgATCACCCGCCCGCAGTGACTGGGGGGGCTGAGGGTATCGATCACCCCCCCACAGCAGTGACTGGGGGTATTGATCACCCCAGCAGTGACTGGGGGCTGGGGGTATTGATCACCCCAGCAGTGACTGGGGGGGGGTTGGCGATATAGCTCGTCACGCCAGCAATAACTAGCGGGGGTCGAAAGCAAAGATCAGCACAAAAGGGGCTAAGGGAGGTTGGGGAGGGGAACAACTCACTCCCCAAAAATATTAACAAGGGGACCAAAGTGAAGACGACTAATGCACCCTCCAAGCAGATTGAAAAGTACCTGCCGGACCCAGAGCTCTGTGACCGGTGCCTAGGGTCTTCTTTGCTCTGGGTGGGAGGATGTGAGCAGCCGTGTTCTTCATGTCACTCTAGGTTGAAGCTGCCACACAGATTGAACAAAACGAAGGGTGAACCCTGGTGGGAAGCCAGTCTGCAGTGAGAAGGAAAGGCCCATGAATCAGCTTGCGAAGACCTTTACCACCCACTCACGTACAACAAGGTATTGACACGGCACATTGTACCAGCCATGTCTATTTCACTGGGATTTTCCCAGCCCTACCTCCAGCCAAACTGTAACATTTGCTGCTTTTCCATTGGAGAGTCATGATTATTACTAGAGAACACATCTTTGGGAATTGGAAAACCAGAGATAACTAAATCGATGTGCTTCAGATACGCTGCACCGACCAGACCCAGCGGGCATCTGTTGGTGCTTTTTAATGAAGTGACTCATGCGCACGCCTAtcaataaatccattttaaaggGTAAAGAAACCAGGCACAAGCAGTGAAATGGGCGCAAGTCTGGACTACGCTGAACTCCTAGATCTCTGTTGTTTCACCGTTTAATTAAAATCTCTCTAAGGGGTCTGGATTTTCCTGAGCCAGCCATTAGCCTTCAGGCCTCCGTTTCAGGTTGTTGAGGCTCTCTCTCCATGGACTCCAGTACCAAACGGGGTGTGTGCACAATAAGActttgcaaaatgacagggcaTCATCAATGTACAATCGGTCCTTCAGAAGTCCTAATGTATTACACTGAGAGTAAGCACAAGTCTTCTATGGTGCTGTAACATACAGCACCTGTATCGGAAGTGTTGTACAGCATGTTATGCATGCTGACCTATATGTCATAAACCCCAATAGTGCCACAGCTAAAGGAGATTACCTTTTATCTCAGAGCAGTAGGAGCAGCATTGTACCCTGGCTTATACCTGTGAAGCCCCGATTAAGCCAACGAATCCACTACAGCGCTTGAGAGCTGGTACGAAACACGTTTAGTCTCCAGTGTCATTCCAGAGTGAATGACAGGCAGAGTAATGAATGGACGGGTGCCACTAGCTGAAAAAGCCTTATCTGAGAGCTATGCCAGGCTTCGTTACAGGGACACTTCGTTGCTcatctggcagcagcagcagcagaagttggAGACTGTCCCACCTGGTACATACTTGAGTAGAAGCCGGAGTATGTGGTACTCGCAGTATGGTAATGAGGCCATCCTGGTACGGGACAAAAACAAACTGGATGTCTCCAGAGACACTGGGCAATCAAAGTTTTGCATGATTATGTAATTTTAAAGGCTTCGTGTCAGAGATCTGTACATGGCAAACAAATACATGAAAGAACCTGTGCTAGGCCTCAGGCAAGTTCTAACCAACATTTTCATTCAAAAGCCATCATTAATATTAATGGTGGGTTTGGTTACATTGTTTCTCATCACTGCTGACTATCAGATAATTGGTATCAACCTACCAAGGTTCAGTGTGGTACGAAGAGATGAAGACTGGGGACACCTTACTAGAGGAAAAGGCCAAAATGTTAAATCAAGGGATCAggctaaaaaagaaaaatacatactGCCTTCCTTGTGTGTCTAACTGCTTTATGCCTGACCTACCCTCTGATTGGGTACCAGTGTAACTGTTTCAGTTATGGGTGTGATTTTGTTATTGAAATCGTTGTATCAGTATAGTCCCTAGTGTGAATACACATTGGTATAAACCTGTCTTACACCTGtgtagcttattccccttcccttaCAAGAATAGCTATTCTGGCATAAGCAagtttataccaatataatagcATCAGAGGCCAGGGGTGGTTTACCATTTTAACTGTACCATTATCATTAGAGCAGTACAACTTTTGCTGTGGACTGGCCCTTAGaagattattaaaactgaaaggaTGTTTGAAGTTTACATTTATTTTCACTGTTTATGCCACTGATTTATGTTACCTATTTCACTGAGACTGAATGATGAAAATaggctagtcagtttcacttgccAGTCCTTATACACTAGCAAAATTCTGCAATGGCGGCCTTGCAAATGCATCTCGGCAATGTTGGAGTCCAAACTGTTTTCATTTGAAATCATTCTTCAGAATGTTTCTAGTGAGATTGGTCTGCAAAAATACACAGAACCTTCATTTTGGACTTTTCCTGTCCCCTTTTCATATTTTCCCTATAAATGGTCTCTTACAATCTCAATTCATGATCTGGCAGTTGAGTTGAATAATTTACAGTATTAAGCAGAATAGGGAAAGGATGTACTGAGTGAAGTTACATTTGGGCCTTAGAAGGGTCTGGGTAAGAGAGGTGTATAAAGGCAGTTGCTTCTCTCTGATATTACAGTTCAGTATCATGGAGGTACCAATTTGAAGGCATCATTCTGTGAAGTCAGTAGGACGACTCATATGAATAATACTCTGCTTAAGTAACAATTGCACGAGTCACATAATAGTTCAAAAGCATATCACCAGAATGATGACTGAATCATCAGATAGGCAAGGAGAAATTTAGCAGAGTAATAATGAAGAAAGCTTCTGTTAACAAACACACATCGCTTGGTAAGGGTTGAAAGGAAAGAAATGTCTGAAAGAAAACAAGAGTGCTACAGCCATAGGTCAACTGCAAAAGGGATTTTCTTGTTCAAGCGTTCTGTATAGTTAAACCTTAATGCATGTAACAGTTATGCATTTAGCCTTCATAATGTGTCTCACTCTATTTATGCAGTTCCtatttcaaacaaaaataatGGGAGTGTCCATTATAAATAAAGCTAGGAAGGATTTTTTATTTAAGTTTTGACAAACAACGTCTTATTTAATTGTAGTTGATATCaatattgaaaaaattgtgtccagaaattatttttttcagttgtcAAAGtctaaaggattttaaaaaaaaacagacttcTACATCTGGAAATGAACACTGGTGTCTGGCTCCCAGTTGTGTCTGCCATCGCTACCCTATTGTGTATATTAGGGCTTGATCTAGCAGGGCAGGCTCAAGCCCTTAGAAATCATGGGATTTACATGGCTCATCCAGCACATGCTTAAACTCAAGCATGTGCAcagtcccgttgacttcagtggcactaatCACGTGCCTACAGTTAAAATGCCTTAAGTAGTTGGCTGGATCAGACCCCTAGACCCCAATTCAGCCAGGTACTTATTGCGGCCGTGGccctgatccaacaaagcactcGGGCACCTGCTTAACTGACTTCAGTTGGGCTGCCCATCTGCCTAAAGCTAAGCatgttgcagaattgggcccattcTCCTGTACTTCTCAGTAGTCATTCGGCTTATTCCaagaagttttatttttaaaactttttaagcACCTTAAAGTTTCTTAATATACAGAAAAATTCGGTATCCAGCCTTCTCCCAAGCTAACAATAACACATCCATTCTACTGTGGATGAACTAGTTTTTCTGCACTCAGCACTTACTGTTAGCAAGTGCATTCGCTAGATCAGAGTTACCCCTGATTTGTTTAGCTGTTACTATTTATGCATGTATCCATGATTACTACAAACTACTGTATGTTCAGAAAGTTtaacttgggccctgatcctgcaagcacacACTTATGCATAGGCTTTATTTTACACACATGACCTTGGTCTCCTCGGGACTATTTGGGtgggtaaagttaagcatgtctaCAGGAGCAGGCCTTACACGGCACTAAAGGGATTTTGTATTCCTTGCTTTTCTGCACATCCCTCTAAATGTGATTGTATATTTTCTCATCATTTAGTATTAATGTATTCTCAGTAGTCTTGGCAGATTTGGTGGTATGACTAGTATGAACCGAGTTTCTGTAATTAGTTATGCAGTGTTGGTGCAGTTATTGTAAATGCATTTGTTGTCTATTGATGTCAATTAAAATGGTTTGAATGTGTCATCTGTACCAgctgttttttcttttccacaTTAACTGCCTTAGCCCGtctgattattatttgtattacagctcAAAATACTGACCGAGGCAAGGTATTGGGCAGGTAGGTATTTATGCAGATACACCCAATTGGGGATTGTATTAACTAGGGGTGTCTGATCGCCATTTATTCCTTAACGTAAGGATGAGTCTCATAGAACAGAAATCTGCAGCCGAGGTTACCTGTGGTTAGCTAGTTGTGGGTGAGGCTGGAGTCTCCAGGACAGTGCTGTTGCACAGCTGCTCAGTCTTCATTGCTGATTCAACAGCCCAAAGATTTTGTGAACTCTTCCTGTGGAGCTTGAGATGGGATTTGATGAGTACCCCTGCTGTTGCTGCTTCTCGTGTGCATGAAGGGCTACAGTGAAGATGTCAAAGCGAGTCCACTGAGCTGATGGGGAGCCATATGCTGTCCGtcctttcatagattccaagccagaagggaccacagtgatcatcgggtctgaccttctgtataacacaggccagagaacttcccggaataattcctagagcagatcattcagaaaaaacatccaa comes from the Mauremys mutica isolate MM-2020 ecotype Southern chromosome 18, ASM2049712v1, whole genome shotgun sequence genome and includes:
- the BRD3OS gene encoding putative uncharacterized protein BRD3OS, producing MTGRVMNGRVPLAEKALSESYARLRYRDTSLLIWQQQQQKLETVPPGTYLSRSRSMWYSQYGNEAILVRDKNKLDVSRDTGQSKFCMIM